The nucleotide sequence GTGGaagtggaggtggagatgaggctttcttcatggaggaggatgaggatgatcaccatagaaggcagaaggcctcacattcccgccgtgtcatggaagccgtgggtcagatagccaaaccaagacgtgttgcaaacctcgatagaaaaagggaaaaacgaggtaaaaatctattggaagattattttattcccaatagcatattccctgatcatatttttagacggcgttttagaatgcaacgaaatttgttcagcaaaatcatgagtgatatttgcaaccatgattcatactttgtgcaaaaagaggatgcttttcatgttctaggtcttattcccgagcaaaaaattacggcatccttgcgaatgcttgcatatggagcatctgcagatcaagtggatgagatcgcgaggatgggaaaaacaactgttttggagtccctgatgcggttttgctctgcaattgaagccctctacaccaatgagtacctccggacacccacgccaagggacatgcgaaggcttctgagaaagggtgagatgcgaggcttccctggcatgattggaagcatggactgcatgcactggacttggaaaaactgtccaagtgcgtggCAAGGAGCATATGGCAACAGAAAAGGAGCCAAAAGCATCATTTTGGAAGCAGTgacttcatttgatacatggatttggcatgctttttttggtgttccaggagctcagaatgacttaaatgtccttgcccaatcccagTGTTCGATGAACTGCTGCAAGGAAACTCGCCGAGATGCACATATACCATTAATGGTACCCAATACGAGGGATcatactaccttgcagatgacatttacccaaggtggtcaacatttgtcaaaacagtgccacatccacagactgaaaaggaaaaacactttgcaaaatgtcaagaagggtgtaggaaggatgtagagcgttgttttggtatcctgcaagctcgttgggcgattatcagggctgcagctagaatgtttgatgtcgaggctcttcgatccatcatgatgacgtgtattattctccacaacatgattgttgaagatgagtatgattatgatggcgtcgatgaatatgagccggatccgatgaacaactcaagaacacgtatctatTGTGCTCATGATAGGACCGAAGATCCAGTGCAACACGAGCCGTTGGAAcgcgatggacgttacaatgaattaATCGTTCAGCGGTACACTAATgtgcaagagccatactggcacataacccgccagaatgacttgattgagcaccagtggggattgcatgaaggcgaagataattagaatgaggcttgtggttgaagaataaattgtattttttttaagtttatgtaattctatgtggtgtgttttgtttttaagtttatttagtgagtttatgtaattctatgtatttggtgagtttatgtaattctatgtagtgtgttttgtttttaagtttatttggtgagtttatgtaattctatttatttggtgagtttatgtaattctatgtagtgtgttttgtttttaaatttatttggtgagtttatgtaatcttatttcatgtgtttaaataaagtacaaaagaaataaagttttaaaaataaataaagaattacattaaaattgcataataaattaaataaaaataaataagaaataacataaaaattacataagaaattaaataaagttcaaacctaaaaaaagaaaaaaacataagaaattacataagaaattaaataaagttaaaaagataaaagaaagaaaaaacataaaaaatacataaaaattatacaaagtctctcgagttaggatatgtggtgcGAGGATCTTGGTTGTCACAAAAGTTGCTAGAACCCCCTTGACTTGTTTCCacatctcttgcacgcctccttcgcatgacatctcttttttccgatgtccaaaaatatttagaattcagAGACAGTCCTACTAAAGACTTGCTCATAgtgtcacgatctgcttgagccatcctttcttctcgaagcaattcattttctcgatgaagtgcttctctaaccagctcgttctctcgattaactacttctctttgtctttcagccgccgcatcacgggcctcagtagctgctaatattgctgccatagcagcaactttttcctcatctctagccttttctCGTGCCAAGTTtagttcaccttggcgagcaagttcctccatatatttagtgtagtcatttttggaagaactaccttttttctttgacgCCTTTTTACCTAGAGGCCTTAGGGACTGACGAGTCGGTTGGGTCTCAGGCACTTGTTCAGGCATCCCTTCCGTGTCTTGAAATGTGTCGGCTTCTTGTTCGGCCATGTCTGGTTCTGGAGAACTATGTAGACCCATaccgtgcatgacaacttctggaccagttgccacaattttgtatttagggcaatctttgacaatttgccaacattcccatttagtgaatgatttgttcccgttctttgaattgtagaatgcttgagcttgtagtgtctataaaaaaGTGGGAtaacatagtgttaaaaaatgcgggtgtaacacaaataaataaattcaaaatattgataTGGGTGgatgcatataaattacataaaaatgacataagaaattaaataaaaattacataagaaattaaaattttgatgcgggtggaatgcatataaaaattacataagaaataacataaaaattacatacgaaattaaataaatcaaaatattgatgtgggtggaatgcatataaataaataaaaatattgttacctgatccgctaaacttgtcccactacggaggttaccggaagcatgagagatggcgtttttccaacaagtaaatgatgcgttgagttttttccaacgaccttgaagaccttgactagttctggcgttttctccatgtacatcgcaaaacgctttcgtaattttactccacatttctcgcttatccatctcattacccgtaatcgggtcatgagtagtgtgaacccaacattcacacaacataacatcttcaataagcttccacgaagacatttttttctcttaaagtgtagaaaatattgaaatgtagatagtatagaaagtgtagaaaatattgaaatgtggtgtaaaggtagaagatgagggttaggtatttataggaaaaaaattaacatttttcaaaattttatgtattttttttaaaattttctgtattttttaataatttttctgtattttttaataatttttaatgaattttaatatagttaattaatctggactgttggatttgaaaaatattcaaatccaagagctagGGACGTGCCACGTGGCCAGCGGTCATATTTATGACCGTTGggctgttttttttatttatttatttactttttgtgaaaaaaacgtggaccgttgatctatgATCAGACGGtccattttaaaagtcaaatttaaattttttttaccgttggaaatccaacggtctacaaaaaatagccgttggaaatccaacggcactGAGGAGGGCCACGTAGCCCTATTCCGGGTTAACACAAGTGGGTTGACAAGCGGGCCCCCCCGCCTGCAACCCGGTCTGCTACTCGCGCACAAGCGCGCTTGTGCTGCACGCGCCTGCTAAACAGGCCGGCTTCTGGGTCTGTCCGAAATGGGCTGGCCTGTTGCCCAGCTTGGGCTGTGTGCCAGGCTCTTTTGCGGGCTGGAGCAAATTGACAAGGGGCTGGGCAGTTTTTTGGACTAGGTGCTGGGCAATATCCactggggtggaattgctcttagtGATGATGTTCAGGCAGCCTTCTATTAAAAGATGCAGCTTTTGTTTTCTAATATTCACGCTTTAGGTTGGAAAACAGATCCAACCAACCAAACTTGAATAATCTAGTGCTTATATTGCGAGGTAGATTGCGAAGAGCATAATGACTTAGGGATTTGCTATGTTTACTGTTGAGAGTTGTTCCATATCGGTGAGAGAAaaagtttgctatgtgcttatatggtcttgggctactctccatattgctaattggttttatggtggaatcccaatttcatcatggtatcagagcgggttgtcctcgtgtgaagccaaacggccacacGCGCTCCACGTCACTCAGTTGTTGTCCACATGTATGCTTGAAAATCCGCCACACGTGCAGGGGCGCGTTGaaagttgtcccacatcggtgagggacaaggtttgctatgtgcttatatggtcttgggctactccccatattgccaattggttttatggtggaatcccaatttcatcaTTTACTTGTCTTATATATTGTGAGACTAAAAAACTAGAGGGTATTGGCCGAAGAAGGGGCCGACGTAGGGACAACGACTGAAGTTTTGGAAAGTTTCTTTGGCAGAAGAGTAGCATTCTTCTTGGTAGCTACCATGACCATTACTTCAAAGCCCTTCAAAGTTCAGCCGGCTACGGTGAAGTAAGTGTTAGAATTGACTaagtattaaaataattaaggaAAACATATGAAGGGTGGTTTATGGTATAACTTCTTTTGGCTTCAGTGTGGCGGATTTCTTTGGTCGCTCTTCAAAGACCTTGGTCAAGGTGTAGTTAACACCAATGCGAAGAGGGCGTCTCTGGAAAGAGTGGGACGACACCCCACCTCAGGGGAGCATAGCCGAAGTCTGAACTACGTGCACCTGTTGGTGTGCTTGTCATGCGCCTTCTCGCAATCCTTATTCGATTATGGTTCCTCCCATGTTCGGGCCAATTGGGAGTGAGACGACACAAGAAGAATGGGGCAGCCTTGATGATACCCCATTAACTCATAACCAAATGGCAAGTCGCGGATCAATAGGAATGGGCCTTAATTCGGCCGGATCACGACGTCCACCTTGTCATCCCATTCAGAGGTTAGAAGTCTTAGGGAGTTGGGATAAGGTCTTTAGCAGCGTACATGAAGTTCTTCTTTAGTGTTGTACCAGTAGATGTATTCTGCCGAATGATCTAGAACCAGAAGTGGCGTCAGCTGAAAGCCCATCGCTTCGTCCCTTTTGAAGGATGGGCAACCAGGTCTTAACGATGTGAAGTAGGTTTGTAGCCACAATTGAAAGACTTAGAGAGGGCCATGCTGGTGAGGCTTCATCCCTCCAGTGTGATGTCGAATAGGCAGTGGAAGAAGTTAGCGAGAATGGCAGGGCTGAGGGCCAATACCTGACAGATTTCCAGTGCTACATATTTTCGATCATGCACTTGTTAGACTTCGAACATAAGATAAACTTGTTGTACTAGTAGAACAAGAAAACCTCATGTTTTTTAGGAATTCGATGGCTCATTTTTTAAATGCGGTCTTCAATTCCATATTGTATTGGAAGGAGGGCAGGGTGGCATCAACGGATAGGGGGGTGCTAATGATAGCAATGATGTATAGGATTGTGAAGATAATGGGACCGAGAGGAAGGATCATTATGTTGGTGGCTAGGCTCCAAAAGTTAAGAGCCGCCATCAAAAGCTCTTGGTCCATGTTAATCTTGATGGTCGAGATCTTGATAGCGCCGAAGAGGCTAGGCTCTTCTAGTCATTACCGAAGTGGTGTTCCATTTGGTCAAACCTATATGGCTCAGGCAATTGGGGCCCAAGGCCAAGTAACCTAGGGCTTAGTATCTTCCCACTTAGCCCAGTTACCACCTTAGAATAGTAGTTCTCAGGAGTTTTGCCTTCATCAGCGTAATAATGGAGTTTGGGATGGCGTCTTTGTAAAGTGGGTCAAGGAATTAATAGGTTGCTGATTCTTTATTTGGGAATTTGAAGAACTTGATGGTTTGGCGACCTATGGATTCTTTGGTTTTCTGGAGCTCATAAAAGTTTGTTGGGAGTTATTTGATGAAGCCATTTAGAGATTGCTAGAAAAATAGAAAAGCAAGTTGAGTTTTCTGGAAATTCGAAGGCCTAGATGCAAATGTGCAGAGCTTCTAGGTGAAATATGGAAAGCGTGAGGAAAAGTTTTTTTCTGAGGTTTTATAGGCAAGACAATGGGaggatttagggttttattttggagAATTGAGAAAATCCCAAATAAATCCCCGTAATCATCAAAATATAAAGCGTCTAAGCCGTTTTCACGGCGTCCCACTACACATGGGTATGATGTGTCTTAGTTTTTTAGGCACGTCAATTAATGAAGGACGTTTCGATGGCTTGGCCGACTAGAGCATGCAGTGCATGAAACGATCGAAGACAAAAGGATACCGTAACGATTTAACATGTGGCAAGTTGTGGCAGTCGAGGCATAATGGCGTGGATACAGGAACCAGATGCAATAAACGTTGGTGAGTGGGTGGTTGGAAGAGTTTCGCTTCTTCAAAACCTTCTAGCCAAATGTCCATGGTTAGAGGCGGAGGGACCAAAGGACCATAGTAGTCCTAGGCCTACCCTACCtttgtttaaaataaaaaaaaaaaaaaaaccgtccGGCCCTCTTCCCAGTCCAACTTTTGTAATTCAAACCTATATCCTATTAGTAGCATAGTGGCTTATACCATTTCCAGTGCACTTTCCAATCAAATTGGCCCCCTTttcaatattaaaataattaattgataTAAACTTTTACACAATCTCTTCATTCCGTTTCTCAATAATgaaataaagggtaaaagactgtttactaccctcatgtttcatggttttcaacatttagtacatcaagtttttttcgtctcagagtcatacctaaagtgtaaattttgggacagtctcatacatcctttagtcaaactgttaaatctgctgttaattgtgacgtggcggTCATGTGGACAAtaactgggcgccacgtgtcagccacgttttttttttccttctttcttcttcttcttcttcttcctccgactgcaacttttttttttcttccttcctccttcttccttccccttcttctccttcttcctttttcttcattctcccttctcccttctccttctccttcttgttccttcgaatctggggaagttttttttttttttttcttattcctccttcttccttcttccttctccttccttcttccttcttccttcttcttcctccgaatctgcccagattcggtttttttttttcttcttcttcttccttcttcttcttcttcttcttcttcttcctctaaatctggggaagttttttttttctccttcttctttctccttcctccttcttccttcttccttcttctttttcttcttcttcttcttcttcttcttcctccgaatctgcccagattcggcttttttttcttcttcttttttcttttttcttcttcttcttcctctgactgcaacttttttttatcttctttctccttcttcctccttcttcctttccctttttctccttcttccttcttccttcttcttcatcttcctcaaaaaaaaaaaaaaaaaccttcatcttccccagattcggaggcagaagaaggaagaaggagaagaaggggaaggaagaaggaagaaggaggaagggggaaggaagaaggagaagaagaaggaagaagaaaaaaaaaaaccgaatctgggcagatttggaggaagaagaagaagaagaggaaggaagaaggagaaggaagaaggaaggaggaaggaggaggaagaaggaaaaaaaaaagaaacttccccagattcggaggaagaagaaggagaaggagaagggagaaggaagaagaaggaagaaggagaagaaggggaaggaagaaggaggaaggaagaaggagaaggaagaagaaaaaaaaaagttgcagtcagaGGAAGaataagagaagaaagaagaaagaagaaagaaagaaaaaaaaaaatgtggctgacacgtggcgcccagtcattgtccacatgggcaccacgtcacaattaatggcacatttaacagtttgactaacggatgtatgagactatcccaaaatttacactttaggtatgactctgagacgaaaaaaacttgatgtactaaatgttgaaaaccacgaaacatgagggtagtaaacagtcttttaccctaaaataaatatttttttccaaaaaaaaaaaaaaataaaatgatttcaCTTGTCCCATCATATAACTCTCGTTTTCTGTTCTCTCACATTGTCTCACCAGAGCAGCAACTATGGAGGAGCATGAACTCCAAATCTCCACAGGTTCTCATCTTTAATTCTTTGCAATTTGTCAATTTTATATAGATTGTCATCtctatatataaattaattcaacaaataatatttgttttgtagACTAGAAGATTACTTCCATTATtccaacaaagaaaaagaaattgaagtttAGTTAGTTGACTTACAACCCAAAGTATGCATTTTACTCTCAATCCCTCTTGCaatttttgtttctaaattACTGTTATTTTCTTACTAAATTGAcgtcttgcaatttcttttaattaattgcctaatttgttttagtttgtaaAATTTACCATATATGTTCATATTTCTTATAATTTAAAGTTAGTCAATTTAcatttttcagttttcagttATGGAAAggtatttcaaaataaaattacaacctGAGATATTAGAGTCGTCGTCTCCAAAGAGTCCAAAGAACAATGAAAGTAGTTTTGTCAATTTATATACTATGATGTTTTGGTTAATAGTTTTGCAAATACTAtccgtttaatttttttttcctaacatTTGTGGGAGACCCCTCCTAAGTCGAAATCTTGGCTCTGCCACTATCCATGGTCGAAGGTTAAGAAGCGAGGCGGCAATGTTTGGGCTTGAAATATTAGGGGGCGAAAGTGAATAGCCTATTCTATTATTTTCAAAAGCCAAATCAAAATTAATGAACcctttattgaaaaaaaattaaaaatatataaatttcaaGGTTATATGTCCAACGAATGcatgaaaattgaagaaatattATTAGGCTATTAGGCTAAAAAAACAAGggaatatttattttcttttatagaTATTAGGAAGTGGAGAACCAAACACATAATAAGGGAAAACCTATTGAACcttgaagaggaggaggagcagGAACACCGCTGGGAGATTGCTTGTGAGGAGGTTCATCATCGGAGGTGGTTGTTGTTGatgagaaggaggaggaggaggttggTGCTGGTAGTGATAACTCATTGTTGGTGTTCTCTAGATCGATtttgttgattaatgaaaatgtaaccttatgtaatttttttgcttttaatgCAAAACGCTAGGAGATGTGTTTTCGTTGGCCAAGGAACCAAAAGAAATTACTCTCCATCAAATAGCAGCTAACAAAATTATGTTTTAGTTTTGACACGCTGGATTGTTTAAGGTTAGGAACATGCAAATGGAAGATGTGAAATTGGTATTTGATAGCTTAAGTGAATTTTAACATGCAAATGGGAAAAATCTAAAAATAACTCAAGGTTCAAGAGGGTGGCTTTATATGGCCACTTTGTGGCGCTAGTAATCTTGAGAAATGGTATCCGAATTTCACCTAGAGAATGAGAAAGACCTCCTCAAAATGAATTTTGTATTGTCTCCAATATCTTAAACAACTTTATTGTTTGGAACAAAATTGAATAGTTGAGATTATATATTAtactttcttcctcttcttcccttATTTCGTAATGAACAATATATGAAAAAGTCACACAAATTTTCAGCAAAAAACAGTCACATAACTGTTGCTTACCTCCACACAATTCACATGCTTCACTTCTTAAACTCATAATGTTATAGCATACATAGTTACAtactattcttcttctttttccttgtcAATAGCTTTTTTTTAGGGCAAAATGCCAAAAGCAATCTTTAGAAAT is from Malus sylvestris chromosome 5, drMalSylv7.2, whole genome shotgun sequence and encodes:
- the LOC126622629 gene encoding uncharacterized protein LOC126622629, whose amino-acid sequence is MDSGLRVLTELANLEEGGSGGGDEAFFMEEDEDDHHRRQKASHSRRVMEAVGQIAKPRRVANLDRKREKREDAFHVLGLIPEQKITASLRMLAYGASADQVDEIARMGKTTVLESLMRFCSAIEALYTNEYLRTPTPRDMRRLLRKGEMRGFPGMIGSMDCMHWTWKNCPSAWQGAYGNRKGAKSIILEADRRSSATRAVGTRWTLQ